The window CAGGCTTCCCTGTCCACTGCTCAAACGCCAGCGCGCCTTGCTCGACCAACATGCCGAGGCCGGTGGTTGCGCGAAGCCCGGCATCGCGGGCCTGCCGGGTGAGCAGGGTGTCGGCGGGATTGTAGACGAGATCATACACGAACGCGCCAGGCGGAAATGGCACGCTCTCAAACCAGGGCGAGGCGTTCACGTTCGGCGACATGCCGAGCGGCGTGCAGTTGAGGATGAGGGCGACGTTGCGTGAGGCGCGTTGGAGGTCATTGATGGTTAAGTCGTAAATAGTAATTGGTAATTGGTTATTGGTTATTAAAGGTTGCGCTTGTTCGCGGCGGCGGGCGGCCAGGCGAATCTCGCAACCGAGGGGAGCCAGCGCCGCCACTGCCGCCCGGGCTGCCCCGCCCGCGCCCAGAATGAGCACCGGGCGGTTTGAGACATGGACATCCAGGGTATACAAATCGGCAAGGAGGCCGGCGGCGTCGGTGTTGTGGCCGATCAGTTGCAGAGGCGATTCTTGTAGGGGCAATTCATGAATTGCCCCTACCCGTTTGACAATCGTATTCACCGCCCCAATCGCCTCAGCCACCAGGGTCAAGCCGTCGAGGAAAGGGATGACGGCCTCTTTGTACGGCACGGTGACGTTTGCGCCCGCGTACTCATCGCCGCGAATGATGGCAACGGCCTCAGCCAGCCGCGCCGGTTCAACCGGCATGGCTTCGTAGCGCCAATCGTGCAGGCCAACGTGAGCCAGCGCCGCGTTGTGCATGGCGGGAGAGAGGGAGTGAGAGAGGGGGTGGCCGAGGAGGGCGAGGTTCATCTCAGTGATTCCAACACCTCAAAATAATTCGGAAACGTCTTTGACACACAGCCCGGATTCTCAATGGCGATTCCTTCGACGCGAAGGCCGACGAGGGCAAAGGCCATTGCCATCCGATGATCGTCGTAAGTTTGAATGCTTGCCGGTTGAATGTTCGCGCAAGGGTAAATCTTGAGGCCGTCGGGATATTCTTCAACCGTCACACCGAGGCGGCGCAGTTCGTTGCACATGGCGGCCACACGGTCGGTCTCCTTCACACGAGCCGAGGCGATGCCGCGAATGGTGGTGGGCGAGTCGGCAAAGGGGGCAATGGCGGCCAGGGTCTGGGCCGTGTCGGGGATGTCGCGCATGTCCACCTCAACGCCTTGCAATTGTTCAATGGGGCCAGTGACCAGTAAGCAGTTATCAGTTTCCGAGACGGCGCATCCCATCTGAATCAGCACATTGAGAAAAGCAATATCGCCCTGCCTGGAGTCGGTTGAAATGTTTTCGACTCGCACAAATCCGCCGCACACCGCAGGCGCGGCGAAGAAGTATGAGGCGGCGGAGGCGTCGCTTTCAATCGTATACTCGCCAAGAGCGCGATAGCGTTGAGGGGCAATGCGGAATCGTTCGTAGCCCACGCGCTCGACGGCTATCCCGAAGTCGGCCATTACTGCAATCGTCATGTCCACGTAAGGCTTGGAGTTGAGGTCGCCGGTGACGATCAGCTCGACCGGCGACTGGGCGTAAGGGGCGACCATGAGCAGGGCCGAGAGGAATTGACTGCTGGTGTCGCCCGCCACCCGCGCCACCCCGCCTGGGAGGCCGCCAGCCTGAACCCGAACCGGCGGACAACCTGTCGGGCTGTCAACATTCACGCCTAATTGAGTGAGCGCATCAAGCAAATCGCCGATGGGGCGCTGGCGCATTCGTTCGTTGCCGTCAATCACAAACTCGCCATGACCCAGCGTGACGAACGCGGTGAGAAAGCGGGCGGCGGTTCCGGCGTTGCCGACGAAGAGGTCGGCGCGGTTGGCGGGGATATGTCCACCGAGGCCGTTTACGGTTATCGAAGGTAGGGGCAATTCATGAATTGCCCTTACGCTGGACGATTCATGAATTGCCCTTACGCTCGGCGATTCATGAATTGCCCTTATGTTGAAGCCGAGGCGTTGGAGCGACTCGATGAAGTAGCGCGAGTCGTCGGACTCGAGGGCGTTGGCGAGAGTCGTCGTTCCGTCGGCGAGGGCGGCAATGGCCAGGGCGCGGTTGGTGAGGCTCTTGGAGCCGGGCACGCGAACGGTGGCGTGGAGAGGGTGGCGAATTGGCGAAACAGGCAGGCTATCCATTAACGAAAATCTCACCGCAAAGGACGCAATTATTTGTAAAGCTTTACGCTCTTAGCGTCTTCGCGGTGAATTGCTACTTGAACATTTCACTCCTCTGGCGTTGAGCGGACTCGAGGGCGGCGCGAAGAATGGCGGCATCGCCGGACTCGATGGCAACGGCAAGAGAGTCGAGTTCAGATCGAAAACGGGCGAGTGAGTCTAAGACGGCGACACGGTTGGTGAGGAGAATATCGGTCATCATCGTCAGATCGCTGGCGGCAAGGCGGGTAGCGTCGCGAAACCCGGAGGCGGCCATTTGCCACAGCGCTTCGCCGCCGCTTGCCAGCGCGGTTTGCATGAGGGCAATTGAAACGGCGTATGGCAAATGGCTGATGGCGGCGGCGAAAGCGTCGTGAGTCTCGGCATCCAGCACCAGCGGTATTGAGCTGATGGTCGTCACCAGTTCGCGAGCCAGCGCCAGTGCATTCGGCGACGTGCGCTCGAGGGGCGTGAGGATAAACGTTTTGCCGTGATAGAGGTCGGCGTTAGCGTGTTCGATGCCGCTCACCTCTTTGCCACACATCGGGTGGCCGCCAATCGGATCGAAGTTTGGCGGAAGTTTTTGCATGGCGGCGACGATTTGCGATTTGGTGGAGCCGAGATCGAGAATAGAGATTGGAGGTTGGAGATTAGAGGTTGGAGGTTGGAGATTGGAGATTCCAGCGAGTTGGGAGAGGATGGTGCGGACGGGAGTGGCAAGGATGAGGAGGTCGGAGGCGGCAAGAGCAGAATCAAAGTCGGTGGTGCGGTGAACAAAGCCATGTTGCAGAGCAAAGGCTCGCGCGGCAGGGTCGGCCTCCGCGCCGATGATCTCGCGGCACTGCCCGCGCAACGCCAGCGCCAGCGATCCGCCCATCAGTCCCAGGCCAACAATGGTCACTCGCGAGTCCGCGAGAGTCGTAAACCCCAGTTCGGTCATCGTAAACGGTAAGCAGTGAACAGTAAGCAATGTTCACAGCTTACTGTTCACTGTTCACTTCCTACCAACCGCCTCGGCCACCCGCTTCACGTCCTTCACAAGTTGGGCGAACTTTTCAGGCTTGAGGCTTTGCGCGCCGTCGGACATGGCGTCAGCGGGATTGGGA of the Chloroflexota bacterium genome contains:
- the aroA gene encoding 3-phosphoshikimate 1-carboxyvinyltransferase, coding for MDSLPVSPIRHPLHATVRVPGSKSLTNRALAIAALADGTTTLANALESDDSRYFIESLQRLGFNIRAIHESPSVRAIHESSSVRAIHELPLPSITVNGLGGHIPANRADLFVGNAGTAARFLTAFVTLGHGEFVIDGNERMRQRPIGDLLDALTQLGVNVDSPTGCPPVRVQAGGLPGGVARVAGDTSSQFLSALLMVAPYAQSPVELIVTGDLNSKPYVDMTIAVMADFGIAVERVGYERFRIAPQRYRALGEYTIESDASAASYFFAAPAVCGGFVRVENISTDSRQGDIAFLNVLIQMGCAVSETDNCLLVTGPIEQLQGVEVDMRDIPDTAQTLAAIAPFADSPTTIRGIASARVKETDRVAAMCNELRRLGVTVEEYPDGLKIYPCANIQPASIQTYDDHRMAMAFALVGLRVEGIAIENPGCVSKTFPNYFEVLESLR
- a CDS encoding prephenate dehydrogenase/arogenate dehydrogenase family protein — protein: MTIVGLGLMGGSLALALRGQCREIIGAEADPAARAFALQHGFVHRTTDFDSALAASDLLILATPVRTILSQLAGISNLQPPTSNLQPPISILDLGSTKSQIVAAMQKLPPNFDPIGGHPMCGKEVSGIEHANADLYHGKTFILTPLERTSPNALALARELVTTISSIPLVLDAETHDAFAAAISHLPYAVSIALMQTALASGGEALWQMAASGFRDATRLAASDLTMMTDILLTNRVAVLDSLARFRSELDSLAVAIESGDAAILRAALESAQRQRSEMFK
- the aroE gene encoding shikimate dehydrogenase is translated as MNLALLGHPLSHSLSPAMHNAALAHVGLHDWRYEAMPVEPARLAEAVAIIRGDEYAGANVTVPYKEAVIPFLDGLTLVAEAIGAVNTIVKRVGAIHELPLQESPLQLIGHNTDAAGLLADLYTLDVHVSNRPVLILGAGGAARAAVAALAPLGCEIRLAARRREQAQPLITNNQLPITIYDLTINDLQRASRNVALILNCTPLGMSPNVNASPWFESVPFPPGAFVYDLVYNPADTLLTRQARDAGLRATTGLGMLVEQGALAFEQWTGKPAPRQLMRQAAEQKLRIA